From the bacterium genome, the window GGAGATGGTGATGCCGGGGGACAACGTGACGATGGAGGCGGCGTTGATCACGCCGATCGCGTTGGAGGAAGGGCAGCGGTTCGCGGTGCGGGAGGGGGGCCGGACGGTGGGCGCGGGGGTCGTGGCCAAGATCCTCGACTAACCCCCTGCCGCAGAGGGTAAAGACAACGGTGGAGGAGCACAGATGCCGCGCGATATCATCACTTTGGCGTGTACGGAGTGCAAGCGTCGGAACTACACGACGACGAAGAACAAGAAGAACACCCCCGATCGCGTCGAGCACAGCAAGTACTGCCGGTGGTGTCGAAAGCATACCGCGCACCGGGAGACGCGCTAAGGAGATCATGATCACACAGGGGCGTAGCTCAGTTGGTAGAGCGCCGGTCTCCAAAACCGGTGGTCGGGGGTTCAAGTCCCTCCGCCCCTGCCAGCCCCAGACCGGCGAGGAGGGTCTGTCGGAGGATGCGCCCGACCCCTTCCAACGTCCGGGCCGGGGTTCCGCGGTCGAGCACCGTCCAGATCAGAGCGTGATCCATGCCATATGAAGGGGTCGACCCCTGGAGATGGCAGTACTTCGCCCCGGTCGCCTGTCCTGACCATGTGGTGATCCCGATCGACGACCCCACGGCCTGGCGCCTCTATCCGGCATACCGGTACACCTTCAGCAAGCTCTTTATCTGTGACAGCCAAGGGATCTCCAATGGGCCCCACGGGGTCGGGCCCGCGTCGTTCCCCGTGTTCAGCAAGCCCGCCACCAACCTCCACGGGATGGGGATCGGGGGTCGGGTGATCCGTTCAGCGGTTGAGCTCGAAGCGCACTTTACGCCGGGGCACATGTGGATGGCGCTGCTCACCGGGCGGCATGTCAGCACGGACGTCGCGCTGGTGCGTGGTCGTCCCCGGTGGTGGCGCCACACGACGGGGAGGGCGCTCGCGCGGGGCATGTTCGATTACTGGACGATCCATGCCTGCCCGCGTCCTCGTCTGGAGCGCTACCTCGGCGGCTGGATCGGCCGGCATCTGTGCGGGTTCACCGGCATCGTGAACTTCGAGACGATCGGCGGCAAAATCATCGAATGCCACCTGCGCATGTCGGAGCAGTGGGTGGACATCAATGGACCGGGGTGGCTGGAGAGCGTTGTGCATCTGTACACGGATAACCGGTGGCGATTCTCGCCCCGGCAGAAGACCGGATACAGCGTTGTCCTCTTCGGCCGGCACGATCTCGTGTACACGATCGATCGGGGGGCGGTCGACGCGCTGCGGCGCGCGCCCGGCGTCTCGAGCATTCAGATTACCTTCGATCCGGCCAAGCCCCGCGAACAGCACGCCATGCCCCCGGGGGGGTTCCGGCTGGCGATCGTGAACTGCTGGGACCTTGCCGTGGGACTCGCCGTGCGCGAGCGACTCCGGCGCCTCTTTCTCCCGATCAGCCTCAATGGCTGGCATGTCCCCCAGAAGGACGAGCCGCCTCCACCTGACCGGAGGGTTCGGGCGGAGACCAGCCGCTGACCCTCCGGCGCCCTCCGCGGCCCCGCCGTTGACAGCCGGGGTGGCGCTGGTATAATAATCATAACCGGCAAGAAGTCTTTTTTTGTTTTGGAGGCAACTTCATGGCGCGCGCCAGCGACGGCGTTTCCGGATCTGCGCTCGGCAAGCCGGTGCGAGTCTCCCCGGCAGGGGCACCCGCGTCCGGGGGCGTCTCCACGAAGGGCCCGGACCGTCCGAAGACGGCGGACCGGGGATCCCGGCCGGGGCGGTTCCAGGTTCGACGAGTGGCGCGTCTGTGGGCCGTGGCCGTGCAGTTTCTCACCGATGTCCGGGCGGAGATGAATCGGGTCGCCTGGCCGGACCGTCAAACCGTCATAGCCTCGACGATCGTCGTGTTGTTCGTCCTCATGGTGACAGCAGCGTATCTGGCCGGGTGGGACTTCTTTTTCGCGCAGCTGTTCAGTTATCTCTTTAAACGCTAGCGCGGGCCGGCCGCGAGGGAGCGGAACCCATGGGGGACGAGCGCAACCGACCGCAGGGGGGCAAGCCGGACACGGCAGCCCTCATTCAGAAGCTGTTCCGAGACGAGCCCGAGGAACCCCGGCCGTCCGCCACGGTGGAGGAGGGGCAAGGGGCCGCGTCTTCGGTCGGCGTCGTGACCCCGCCTGACGCCGAAACGGCGGTCCTGGAGCCTGAGGCGGAGGCGGACGGTAGCGCAGCCACCGCGGAGGGCGTGGTCGAGACCCCCCCCGGTCTCGAAGATCAGCCCCCGGCTGCGCGCGATGGCCGCGCATGGTTCGTGATTCACACGTACTCAGGATATGAGAACAAGGTGCGGACCAATCTGGAGCGCCGTGTGGCGTCCATGGCGATGAACGAAAAGATCTTCCGGGTCCTCGTCCCGACCGAAGACGAGATCGAAGTCAAGGATGGAAAACGGCGGATCGCCAAGAAGAAGGTCTTCCCCGGATATGTCCTCGTCGAGATGCTGATGGACGACGACTCCTGGTACGTAGTGCGGAACACCCCCGGCGTGACGGGATTCGTGGGGTCGGGGAGCAAGCCGTTGCCCCTGCAGGATCGCGAGGTCAAGGCGATTCTCCGGCAACTCGGCGATGAGACCCCCAAGTTCCGGATCACCTATCAAAAGGGATCGTCGGTCCGCATCAACTCCGGTCCGTTTATGGACTTCAGCGGGATCGTCGATGAGATTCTCCCTGAGAAGGAAAAGGTGCGCGTGCTGGTGTCGATCTTTGGGCGCGAGACCCCGGTCGAACTGGATTTCGCGCAGGTGGAGAAGATCTAGCGCCGGCGCGCGTGCGGAGGAATCATGAAAAAGGTTGTCGCGATCGTCAAGCTCCAAATCCCGGCGGGCAAAGCGACCCCGGCCCCGCCCGTCGGACCGGCGTTGGGCCAGCACGGCGTCAACATCATGGAGTTCTGCAAAACGTACAACGAGAGGACCGCGCGCCAGGCCGGCACGATCGTCCCCGTCGAGATCACGGTCTTCGCGGACCGGACGTTTACCTTCGTCACCAAGACCCCACCCGCGTCCGTGCTCCTCAAGAAGGCCGCGGGGCTGGAGAAGGGCTCGGGCGAACCCAACAAAAAGAAGCTCGGGAAGGTGACCCGCCGCCAGATCCAGGAGATCGCTGAGACGAAGCTCCAGGATCTGAACACGAAAGATTTGCAGGCGGCGATGCGGATGATCGAGGGGACAGCACGCAGCATGGGCATCGAGGTCGGGTAAACCTCGGGGAGGCACGCACCATGGCGAATCATGGGAAGCGGTATCGAGAAGCAGCGAAGCTCATCCCCGAGGGGCAGTCGTTCGATCCCCAGGCCGCGGTGTCGCTGCTCAAGCAGATGCCGGCGACAAAATTTGACCAGACTATCGAGGTCAGCATGAGGCTCGGGATCGATTCGAAGCAGGCCGATCAACAGGTGCGGGGGACTGTAGTGCTGCCCCATGGGACCGGTAAATCCGTGCGCCTCCTGGTGTTTGCCAAGGGGGAAAAGGTCAAAGAGGCGCAGGAGGCCGGCGCCGATTACGTCGGGCTCGAGGAATACGTGGAGAAGATCCAGGGCGGCTGGCTCGAATTTGACGTGGCCGCTGCGGCGCCCGACGTCATGAACGTGGTCGGGCGGTTGGGTCGCGTGCTCGGCCCGCGGGGCCTCATGCCCAACCCGAAGGCCGGGACCGTCACGTTTGATCTGGCCCGGGCGGTGCGGGAGATCAAGGCCGGCAAGATCGAGTATCGGGTAGACAAGTTCGGGATCCTCCACGTCCCCGTGGGCAAAGCGTCGTTTTCGGAGCAGGCCCTGCTCGAGAATCTCAACACGTTGCTGACCGCGGTGATCCGGGCGAAGCCGGCGGCGAGCAAGGGTCAGTACCTCAAGAGCATCAGCCTGTCCGGGACGATGACGCCGGGCATCCCGATCGATCCGGCCAAGACGGCGGCGCTGGCGGTGGCAGGAGCAGCGTAGATTCGCCCTCCCACGGGTCATGCGAAGCGGCGTTTGACTCGCCGCATTGGCCAGGGTATACTACAGGCGCGCCGGCGAGACCGCGCGCAGCATACGCCGTAGACAACGGGTGCGCGCTACGCGCCTAAGGGTTCCGTAACCGCCCGTCGAGGCTCTCACCAGGAGGCTCCTTGTCTACGGGGGGTCTCTTTTGCTTGCCCTCCGCACGGAGGGTTTACACCCCGCAGGGGGTGCTTGCGCCGCGCATGAGGATTGAGGAGGATCGAATGGCGGACCCGAGGCCCGAGAAAGTCGCGGTGGTCGAAGACCTAGAACGCCGTCTCCGGGCATCGCAGGTGGTCATCCTGACAGACTACCGGGGGCTCACCGTGGATGAGATCGGTGCGCTGCGGGGCCGGCTCCGGGAGGCCAACATCGAGTACCGGGTCGCCAAGAACACCCTGCTCGCCATCGCCGCCGAACGGTGCGGGTACAAGGACCTCTCCCAGTTCCTCTCCGGACCCACCGCGGTCGTGTTCGGGCAGGACGATCCCAGCGTACCAGCGCGTCTGCTTCAAGAGTTCATCCGGCAGTATCGAAAGCTGGAGATCAAAGGCGGAGTGGTGTCGGGAGAGGCGCTGGACGCCGCCGGCATGCGCGCCCTGGCGATCCTGCCGACTCGTATCGAGTTGCTGGCAAGGACGGTCGGGATGATCCAGGCGCCGCTGAGGATGATGGTGTCAGTGCTCAGCGCTCCGGCGCGTGGGCTGGTGACCGCGCTCGACGCGCTGCGCGCGAAGCTTGAGGCGGAGGGTGGAGGGAGCGCACCGGAGGCCGCAACCGCACCAGAAGTCGCGACACCAGGGGGCGCGACCACACCAGAAGCCGCGACCGCACCAGAAGCCGCGACCGCACCAGGGGCCGTGACCGCGCCGGAAGCCGCAACTGCACCGGAGGCCGCGACCGCCCCGGCTGAGTCTGCGCCGGCCACCCCGGCTGAGGTTGCGCCGGCCGAGGGAACCGCATAGTTCCGACTTTGGGGATTGGGGAGGGATGATCCATGGCAGAGAAGATGACCGCAGAGAAGATGACCGCAGAGAAGATGACCGTTGATCAGATTGTGGATACGATCGGGGGGCTGTCCGCGCTGGACCTGTCCAAGCTCGTGAAGGCGCTCGAGGACAA encodes:
- the rplK gene encoding 50S ribosomal protein L11, giving the protein MMKKVVAIVKLQIPAGKATPAPPVGPALGQHGVNIMEFCKTYNERTARQAGTIVPVEITVFADRTFTFVTKTPPASVLLKKAAGLEKGSGEPNKKKLGKVTRRQIQEIAETKLQDLNTKDLQAAMRMIEGTARSMGIEVG
- the rplA gene encoding 50S ribosomal protein L1 encodes the protein MANHGKRYREAAKLIPEGQSFDPQAAVSLLKQMPATKFDQTIEVSMRLGIDSKQADQQVRGTVVLPHGTGKSVRLLVFAKGEKVKEAQEAGADYVGLEEYVEKIQGGWLEFDVAAAAPDVMNVVGRLGRVLGPRGLMPNPKAGTVTFDLARAVREIKAGKIEYRVDKFGILHVPVGKASFSEQALLENLNTLLTAVIRAKPAASKGQYLKSISLSGTMTPGIPIDPAKTAALAVAGAA
- the rpmG gene encoding 50S ribosomal protein L33 — translated: MPRDIITLACTECKRRNYTTTKNKKNTPDRVEHSKYCRWCRKHTAHRETR
- the nusG gene encoding transcription termination/antitermination protein NusG, which gives rise to MVETPPGLEDQPPAARDGRAWFVIHTYSGYENKVRTNLERRVASMAMNEKIFRVLVPTEDEIEVKDGKRRIAKKKVFPGYVLVEMLMDDDSWYVVRNTPGVTGFVGSGSKPLPLQDREVKAILRQLGDETPKFRITYQKGSSVRINSGPFMDFSGIVDEILPEKEKVRVLVSIFGRETPVELDFAQVEKI
- the secE gene encoding preprotein translocase subunit SecE, which translates into the protein MARASDGVSGSALGKPVRVSPAGAPASGGVSTKGPDRPKTADRGSRPGRFQVRRVARLWAVAVQFLTDVRAEMNRVAWPDRQTVIASTIVVLFVLMVTAAYLAGWDFFFAQLFSYLFKR
- the rplJ gene encoding 50S ribosomal protein L10, coding for MADPRPEKVAVVEDLERRLRASQVVILTDYRGLTVDEIGALRGRLREANIEYRVAKNTLLAIAAERCGYKDLSQFLSGPTAVVFGQDDPSVPARLLQEFIRQYRKLEIKGGVVSGEALDAAGMRALAILPTRIELLARTVGMIQAPLRMMVSVLSAPARGLVTALDALRAKLEAEGGGSAPEAATAPEVATPGGATTPEAATAPEAATAPGAVTAPEAATAPEAATAPAESAPATPAEVAPAEGTA
- the tuf gene encoding elongation factor Tu (EF-Tu; promotes GTP-dependent binding of aminoacyl-tRNA to the A-site of ribosomes during protein biosynthesis; when the tRNA anticodon matches the mRNA codon, GTP hydrolysis results; the inactive EF-Tu-GDP leaves the ribosome and release of GDP is promoted by elongation factor Ts; many prokaryotes have two copies of the gene encoding EF-Tu); translation: EMVMPGDNVTMEAALITPIALEEGQRFAVREGGRTVGAGVVAKILD